GGCCGTGATCCGCGCCGCCAAGCCTTTCTGGGCGGCCTTCAACTCCTCGAGCTACATCAAGGAGCTCACGGTGGGCAACATCTGGGTGGCACACGGCTATTCCAGTGACATGTTCCAGGCGCGCGCCGATGCCGCCGCCGCGGGGCGCGACTTCAGCGTGGCCTTCGCCCTGCCGCGCCAGGGGGCCGTGCAGGCGCTGGACAATATGGTCATCCCGGCCAGCTCGAAACAGCCGGAGCTGGCCCATGCCTTCATTGACTTCATGCTGGAAGGCGAGAATGCGGCCGAGCTGAGCAACCTGATCGGGACAGGCAATCCCAACCGGGCCGCGATGGCTTTCATCAAACCCGAGATCGCGGCGCTGACCTCGGTCTTTCCCGATTCGCTGACCCAGGCCAAGCTGGAACTGCTGGTGGATCTGAATCGGGAACAGCGCCAGTTGATCAATCGCCTCTGGACGGAAGTGAAGCTGGATTAGGCCAGATAAAGCCAATTCCGGGAAGCATGGACGAAACAAGGGGCGCAGCGATTCTGCGCCCCATTTCATTGCCCGCCGCAAACAGCATCAAATAAATTGCGGCGTATGGTTGACTTGACGAATTATAGTCCTATCATCAACGCCGACTGCCTGACACACCAGTAGACACGCACCCCGCCCATGGCCCGTTGCCCTGCTTGGAGCGCTTGTGAAGCGCCGCCCACCCGGGCCGCACACCACCAGGAAGTCTGACCTGCGCAACAATGCGCCACACCCAGCGTTACGCGGGTGTTTTTCGGAGTCCATGAGGGACCCCGAGGCACCCATCACTGTTCGGATTGGAGATCGACATGAAATTGTATGTGGGCAACATGGCCTTTTCGGTGACGGACGCCCAGCTGCGTACCGCCTTTGAGGCTTTCGGCACGGTGGAAGAAGTCGCGGTGATCAATGACCGTGACACGGGCCGCCCCAAGGGCTTCGCCTTCGTTACCATGCCCAACGCCCAGGAGGCCAATGCGGCCATCAACGGGCTGAATGAGAAGGATCTCGGCGGCCGCAATCTGCGCGTCAACGAAGCCAAGCCCAAGACCGAAGGTGGCGGCAGCCGCTGGTAGTCCTCGAGCACTCACGGCGCGGCTGACCTGCTCGGTCGCGTTGTAATGGCATCAACGCCGCTGTGGGCCTGGCCCGCAGCGGCGTTTTCCTTGTGTCCTGGTCCATCTTCCGCTGCGGCTTCGCACCTGCGGCTCACGTCGATCCGGGCAATCCCGCCTTCACGGCCAGGGCCTGGTTAAGATGTCGGCGCTGGTGAGCCACCAGGATGCGCAGGGCGTCGGCCCAGGAGTAGCACATCCAGTGAGCGGCGGGCGAGGAAACGATGATCCGCTCCGCATCCAGCCGGCCAGCCGCGTGAATCATGTTGAGAACATGATGCTGCTGTTCCAGGAAACGGGGCACGATCTCCACCGGCAGCTCGTCCGCCGAAGGTTGCCAACTGGCCGGTGCCTTGTACTTCCGCGCGGGCGTGGGTGTCAATGACGCGAGCAGCATGCCGCCGAAGAGCGCGGGCAGCAGGGGCAACCGTCCAATGAAGCCATGGACGGTCTCGCCCCGGGCAAGGCGATGTCCAAGCTCCAGGTAGCCTCGATCGGTCACCACCAGGTGATCGAGGCACTGGGCCACGCTCCAGCGCCCGGGTCCGGGCTGTGTGTTCAGAGCTCTCAGGCCCATGGTGGCAAAGGCCTGCTCCACTTCCTGACCGATCGCTTTGCACTGACTGGCCAGCCGATCCAGTCCGACCCGTTGAACGGATGCCATTCGATCGCTCCCTGTGTTGCATGACCGGTCAAGCGCTGCCAGATGGGCTGTCGGCAACCTGTTCGTGAGAGCATGATCCCCCACCGTCTTCAGTTCAACCGTATCACCTTGCGGCTCATGGCATCACGCAGAGTGCCCCCTGCCGTCAACCGTTCCAGCCGGACGATGTACAGTCCGCTGGGAGCCGAAGGCGCCGACCAGCTCACCCGGTGTTCTCCCGGCGCGACCTGCCCGTCCAGGAGCACGGCCACCCGCCGACCACGCAAGTCGTAGACGCTCATGCGCAGGAACTCGCTCTGGCCCAGCCGAAGACTGAAGGATGTGGAGGGGTTGAAAGGATTGGGTGCCGCATCGGAGAGCTCGAAGTCCCCGGGCAGCGCCCGGTCAATGCCCGTGCCGGTGTAGAAGAAGCTGACGCTGGCCTCGACGGCCGGATCCAGCGGATTGCCCTGGGCATCGCGCAGGGCCAGTTCCACGGTATTGCTGCCGGACAGAGCGACGTCCAGCAGCAGCGGATCCAGGCTGCTGTGATCCGCCAGCGGTTCGCCATTGAGATGCACGGCCAGATGGCCCAGCCCGTCGCCCAGCTCGAATCCGCTCAGCAGGAAGGATACGGCGATCGGCAGCTCGTCCAGTTCCTGGTCGGGCTGCGGATCCACGATGCTCAGTTGGGGCGGGAACCAGTGGAAGACCAGATCGGCGCTCACCATCGGATCGATGGGCTGGAGGGCGTGATCCACCAGCAGGAAGGTGATGCTGTAGTCTCCCGGTGTGTCCAGGTCCACGGCAAGGCTGGTTTCCGCCGTGCTGAAGGTGCTCATCCCGTCCGGGCCGGTCACGAAACCACGCACCAGGCCATCGCCCTCGGTCTCGGAGAGCACGAAGTTCTCCACGGCCAGCTCGATCCGCGCGGGTTGCAGGCGCAGCGTATCACCGGACGCAGGTGACAGGACCTGGAGCGTGGGTTCTGGCAGCACACCGGTCGGTCCCAGACTGCCATCGGGATTCAGGTTCTGCAGGTAGACATCACTGGGGCCACTGCGCTGGTCGGCCCAGACCGCCAGCAGACTGCCGGCCGAAATCAGCGCCGTGCTCAGGTACCCTTTCTGCGAGACCGTGGTGGTCAGGTCCACCGGCCCGGCGAAGAGCGGCGTGCCTTCAGGACTGAGTCCCAGACCCTTGATGCTGGAATTGATCGCGCTGCCCGCGTCGTATTCCTGCCAGGCCAGCAGGCTGGAGCCGTCGGCCAGGGCATGCAGGCCCAGGCGGAACTGCTGGGGCCCGCCCAGGGGTGCCAGGCTGAGCCCGTTGGCGCCCCAGAGCGGAGTGGCCGTGGAATCCAGGCGCTGGGCCCCCATGCCCACCTGGGTCTGGCCGAGGTTGGCCGACTGCCAGGCCACGATCACGTCCTGGCTGGCCATGTCCAGCGCCAGCACGGGGCTGGTCTGCAGCTCGGCGGGATTGCCCACCATGACACCGTTGGCCGCCCAGCGGATCTGGCCCGCCGCATCCACGCGCTGGACCCAGGTGTGCAGTTGGTTGCTGAGGTGCGAATCGTACCACCAGCAGACCGCGCCATCGCTGCCATCATTCAACACATCGGGCCGCATCTGGAAGCCAATGCCGCCCACCGTGTTCAGCGGAGTGCCGCCCGGTGTCCACAATTCGTTGCCCGCCGCATCGAAACGGCGCAGGTAGAGATGTCGTGGCGAACTGAAACTGCTGCCCTGCACGTCCACCACCGAAAGCAGGAAGCCGTCGTCGCTGGTGGCCGCCATGCGCGGAATCGAGAGGCCGAAGGTCGAGGTCAGTACCCGGGACGCGGGCTCCCAGACATCCTCTCCGGCCGGGGAGAGGCGGTGCAGGACCACGGCGGAGCCATTGCTGGCCGTATCCTGCTGCCAGGCGATCACGATGTCGCCGCCCACGGTGGCCAGAATCCGCTGCCCCACGTCACTGCCGTCGTTGTCCGACAGCCGGATCCCGTTCGCCCCCCAGACGAAATCACCCGCGGGCGAGATGCGGTAGGCGTAGATTTCCCAGTCTTCTCCATCGCGCACGTCGTTGGTGACCACGATCGCGTGATCCTCGCCATCCACGCCCAGATCCCACTCGGTGATGAAACTGGTCATGGCGTGATCGCTCACCAACAAACCGTTGGCGGCAAACTGGGGCAGGCCCTCGGCATCCAGCAACTGCAGGCGCACGTCGTAGTTGCCACTGGCCGTGTCGTACCACAGAACCCAGGCTCCGCCCGCCTGGGTGGCGCGCACCAGGGGTGTGGTCTGTTCACCGGCGAGAGCGCCAAGTACCAGGTTCGTGGAAGGATCGGAGGGCCATTGGGCCCTGGCGCTGAGAGTCATCAGCAGGACGACCCACAGGGATAGAGTGTGCATGGGGAATCTCCTTGCGGCGAGGGTGCCGAACCGTTCGAATCGGGCTGCAGAATACCAATTCGGAGCGGCAGACACAGCCGCTTTCTGGTGTGGTGTCAGTTCCTTCCCGGAGCGGGCTGCCGCGAGCAGACAGAACCGGCGGCCCTGAGGCCGCCGGTTGTGGAAAACCAGGGATGGTATCGAGGCGCGGAGGCCGGAACGGTCTCAGCGCAATCGGCTTACTTGAGCAGCACCAGCTTGCGGCTCTCGCGGAAGCCTT
This window of the Candidatus Delongbacteria bacterium genome carries:
- a CDS encoding RNA-binding protein produces the protein MKLYVGNMAFSVTDAQLRTAFEAFGTVEEVAVINDRDTGRPKGFAFVTMPNAQEANAAINGLNEKDLGGRNLRVNEAKPKTEGGGSRW
- a CDS encoding DinB family protein is translated as MASVQRVGLDRLASQCKAIGQEVEQAFATMGLRALNTQPGPGRWSVAQCLDHLVVTDRGYLELGHRLARGETVHGFIGRLPLLPALFGGMLLASLTPTPARKYKAPASWQPSADELPVEIVPRFLEQQHHVLNMIHAAGRLDAERIIVSSPAAHWMCYSWADALRILVAHQRRHLNQALAVKAGLPGST
- a CDS encoding T9SS type A sorting domain-containing protein, coding for MHTLSLWVVLLMTLSARAQWPSDPSTNLVLGALAGEQTTPLVRATQAGGAWVLWYDTASGNYDVRLQLLDAEGLPQFAANGLLVSDHAMTSFITEWDLGVDGEDHAIVVTNDVRDGEDWEIYAYRISPAGDFVWGANGIRLSDNDGSDVGQRILATVGGDIVIAWQQDTASNGSAVVLHRLSPAGEDVWEPASRVLTSTFGLSIPRMAATSDDGFLLSVVDVQGSSFSSPRHLYLRRFDAAGNELWTPGGTPLNTVGGIGFQMRPDVLNDGSDGAVCWWYDSHLSNQLHTWVQRVDAAGQIRWAANGVMVGNPAELQTSPVLALDMASQDVIVAWQSANLGQTQVGMGAQRLDSTATPLWGANGLSLAPLGGPQQFRLGLHALADGSSLLAWQEYDAGSAINSSIKGLGLSPEGTPLFAGPVDLTTTVSQKGYLSTALISAGSLLAVWADQRSGPSDVYLQNLNPDGSLGPTGVLPEPTLQVLSPASGDTLRLQPARIELAVENFVLSETEGDGLVRGFVTGPDGMSTFSTAETSLAVDLDTPGDYSITFLLVDHALQPIDPMVSADLVFHWFPPQLSIVDPQPDQELDELPIAVSFLLSGFELGDGLGHLAVHLNGEPLADHSSLDPLLLDVALSGSNTVELALRDAQGNPLDPAVEASVSFFYTGTGIDRALPGDFELSDAAPNPFNPSTSFSLRLGQSEFLRMSVYDLRGRRVAVLLDGQVAPGEHRVSWSAPSAPSGLYIVRLERLTAGGTLRDAMSRKVIRLN